A genomic segment from Segniliparus rotundus DSM 44985 encodes:
- the thiS gene encoding sulfur carrier protein ThiS, with protein sequence MGEILITANGEEHVFPEGAVIADLLEKLGLSPKGVAIAVNGAVVPRGEWDQRLRPGAIVEILTAVPGG encoded by the coding sequence ATGGGCGAAATTCTCATCACTGCGAACGGGGAGGAGCACGTCTTTCCCGAAGGGGCGGTGATCGCCGACCTGCTGGAAAAGCTCGGGCTGTCCCCGAAGGGCGTCGCCATCGCGGTGAACGGCGCTGTCGTCCCACGAGGCGAATGGGACCAGCGGCTGCGCCCCGGAGCGATTGTGGAAATCCTGACGGCGGTCCCCGGTGGCTGA
- a CDS encoding ABC transporter permease has product MNAIKAEWIKLSSVRSTRVSFLLVVLLTVGLAAIVAAASDSAGNAAALSGLAGVTSGVPGPGLVLLLVSATVAATGEWRSGTFRVTFLAIPDRAWALTAKALTVGVLGAVVGFLSAGAGVLVAGALARPSATELGFGGDLRLLWTVPVAVFFGAFFAIGVGSLVRHSAGAITVLVVWMLVLETLAQTLVVGISAKAVSIPQALLPFTSFEKFVSGHGSSMLTQYSPTMSLLVFATWSLVLFGAGALVTLRRDP; this is encoded by the coding sequence GTGAACGCGATCAAAGCCGAATGGATCAAGCTCTCCTCGGTTCGCAGCACACGCGTGAGCTTCCTCTTGGTCGTGCTGCTCACCGTTGGTCTGGCCGCCATTGTCGCCGCCGCATCGGATTCTGCGGGCAATGCCGCCGCGTTGAGCGGGCTCGCCGGTGTGACCAGCGGCGTGCCAGGCCCGGGCCTGGTCCTGCTGTTGGTGTCGGCGACGGTCGCTGCGACCGGGGAATGGCGGTCCGGCACATTCCGCGTCACCTTCCTCGCGATCCCCGACAGAGCGTGGGCCCTCACGGCGAAAGCCCTGACGGTCGGTGTTCTTGGAGCGGTTGTCGGCTTTCTCTCGGCCGGGGCGGGCGTCCTGGTCGCAGGCGCGCTCGCCCGGCCTTCGGCGACCGAACTCGGCTTCGGCGGCGACCTGCGTCTGCTCTGGACGGTCCCGGTCGCAGTTTTCTTCGGCGCGTTTTTCGCGATCGGGGTCGGCAGCCTGGTCCGGCACAGCGCCGGGGCGATCACCGTGCTCGTGGTCTGGATGCTCGTCCTGGAGACGTTGGCGCAAACTCTGGTCGTCGGGATATCGGCCAAGGCCGTCAGCATCCCACAGGCGCTTTTGCCGTTCACAAGTTTTGAGAAATTCGTCTCCGGACATGGCTCTTCCATGCTCACCCAGTACTCGCCGACGATGTCGCTGTTGGTGTTCGCGACCTGGTCGCTGGTTCTTTTCGGGGCAGGCGCACTTGTCACGCTGCGCCGGGACCCCTAA
- a CDS encoding thiazole synthase, whose amino-acid sequence MADDQLVIGGRSFGSRLIMGAGGAPSLGVLEAALRASGTELTTVSIRRAGAVPGSGVLDVLERLKISALPNTAGCKDAASAVLTAKLAREALGESWVKLEVVADDRTLLPDPVELLCAAESLVDDGFTVLAYTNDDPVLAARLEDVGCAAVMPLGAPIGTGLGILNPHNIEMIVSRAQVPVVLDAGVGSASDAARAMELGCSGVLLATAVNRAKDPVRMAEAMAAAVRAGRLCHLAGRIPKRFWAQASSPDLD is encoded by the coding sequence GTGGCTGATGACCAGCTCGTCATCGGCGGGCGATCCTTCGGCTCCCGGCTTATCATGGGCGCGGGCGGGGCTCCCTCGCTCGGCGTGCTTGAAGCAGCGCTGCGGGCTTCGGGCACCGAACTCACCACGGTGTCGATCCGTCGCGCCGGGGCCGTGCCGGGCTCGGGGGTGCTCGATGTGCTCGAACGCCTCAAGATCTCGGCGTTGCCGAACACAGCGGGCTGCAAGGACGCGGCTTCGGCGGTGCTCACCGCCAAGCTCGCCCGAGAGGCGCTCGGCGAGAGCTGGGTGAAGCTCGAAGTCGTCGCTGACGACCGGACGCTTTTGCCGGACCCTGTCGAGCTGCTCTGCGCCGCGGAGTCGCTTGTGGACGACGGTTTCACCGTTTTGGCGTACACGAACGACGACCCGGTCCTGGCCGCACGGCTCGAAGACGTCGGTTGCGCGGCGGTCATGCCGCTCGGAGCCCCCATCGGCACCGGGCTCGGCATACTCAACCCCCATAACATCGAGATGATTGTTTCTCGGGCGCAGGTCCCGGTCGTTCTCGACGCCGGGGTCGGCTCGGCCAGCGACGCCGCGCGCGCGATGGAGCTCGGTTGCTCGGGGGTGTTGCTCGCAACTGCGGTGAACCGGGCGAAAGACCCGGTGCGCATGGCGGAGGCGATGGCGGCGGCGGTGCGGGCAGGCAGGCTGTGCCATCTCGCGGGCAGAATTCCCAAGCGGTTCTGGGCCCAAGCGTCGTCGCCGGATCTGGACTGA
- a CDS encoding NUDIX hydrolase, translated as MRGDGNGWVEDHDGSKRWGRYGAAGLLLRAPGAHGEAMVLLQHRALWSHQGGTWSLPGGARDSHESAVETALREAFEETGVDPAALKVRAERETARIQTGWAYTTIIADAPRTLPLVANEESEELRWVPEEQVDLLPLHPGMALGWPSVRTRPVTLAIARSDEELAQLFEVLVRGRRQRTVELPGGGFGWLGTRGEALDVPRETALAWLRG; from the coding sequence GTGCGCGGCGATGGGAACGGCTGGGTCGAAGACCATGACGGGAGCAAACGCTGGGGCCGGTACGGCGCGGCCGGGCTGTTGCTCCGGGCGCCCGGAGCGCACGGCGAAGCGATGGTGCTCTTGCAGCACCGGGCTTTGTGGAGCCATCAGGGCGGCACCTGGTCCCTCCCCGGCGGAGCGCGCGACAGCCATGAGAGCGCGGTCGAGACCGCGTTGCGCGAAGCCTTCGAGGAGACCGGGGTCGACCCGGCGGCGTTGAAAGTCCGAGCCGAGCGCGAGACCGCGCGGATCCAAACGGGCTGGGCGTACACCACCATCATCGCCGACGCCCCGAGGACATTGCCGCTTGTCGCGAACGAGGAGAGCGAGGAATTGCGCTGGGTGCCCGAGGAGCAGGTCGATCTGCTGCCGTTGCACCCGGGCATGGCGCTCGGATGGCCGAGCGTGCGAACCCGACCGGTCACCCTTGCGATCGCCCGCTCGGACGAGGAGCTCGCCCAGCTTTTCGAAGTCCTCGTCCGGGGCCGCCGCCAACGCACAGTCGAGCTTCCCGGCGGCGGTTTCGGCTGGTTGGGGACGCGAGGCGAGGCGCTCGACGTGCCGAGGGAAACCGCGCTCGCCTGGTTGCGCGGCTGA
- a CDS encoding TetR/AcrR family transcriptional regulator, which translates to MESQYGRIVAAMADLLAQGGFDAVSVRRVATRAGVSIGSVQHHFPTKDLMLQAANDQLGGVFMERLHQEAAEEKPPEERLRGAVLALVNPDPAHRKLSVLWALRMARAAVDEPTARRHRYDRAAVEKLLAQLLVESRPNICEEHAKNRAATLLAVADGLACAIVVEPARMPPERAVELIDAALRVALDERQP; encoded by the coding sequence ATGGAGAGCCAGTATGGGCGCATCGTCGCCGCCATGGCGGACCTCTTGGCGCAAGGCGGTTTCGACGCGGTGAGCGTTCGACGAGTCGCCACGCGCGCAGGGGTGTCCATCGGTTCGGTGCAGCACCACTTCCCCACCAAAGATCTCATGCTCCAAGCCGCGAACGACCAGCTCGGCGGCGTGTTCATGGAGCGGTTGCACCAGGAGGCCGCCGAGGAGAAGCCGCCGGAGGAACGCCTGCGCGGCGCTGTGCTCGCTTTGGTGAATCCGGACCCGGCGCATCGCAAGCTCTCTGTGCTGTGGGCCTTGCGCATGGCCCGCGCGGCCGTGGACGAGCCGACCGCGCGGCGGCATCGCTACGACCGGGCCGCCGTGGAAAAACTCCTCGCCCAACTTCTGGTCGAAAGCCGGCCGAACATCTGCGAAGAGCACGCGAAAAACCGAGCGGCGACACTGCTCGCGGTCGCCGACGGCCTGGCCTGCGCCATTGTCGTGGAGCCCGCGCGCATGCCCCCGGAGCGGGCGGTCGAACTCATCGACGCGGCGCTGCGCGTCGCCCTCGACGAGCGGCAGCCTTAG
- a CDS encoding (Fe-S)-binding protein, producing the protein MNTTTIVIGIIGLLFSVAGWGTFGYGVWRIIRVIRLGQPDHTRNGPFVPRLKQLFVEFAAHTRMVQFRSVGWAHWLVMVGFLIGFTMVLEAYGQIFDPEFHWPFIGDTRLYIMLDEILGVGTVVGIVPLIVIRQLNHPRRAERLSRFAGSNFFAAYFVEAMVLLEGIGMISVKSGKIASGIEDPPLWTSPVTTLIAQTLPDNPQLVSVFALIKLLGAMIWLIVVGKNITFGVAWHRFSAFFNIYFKREVGDKVALGAAKPMTSGGKVLNLEEADPDEDAFGAGKIEDFSWKNLLDFTTCTECGRCQSQCPAWNTGKPLSPKLLITSLRDHAYAKAPYLLNGDKAPAAAVAEAERPLVGPVGEGDLLGGVIDPEVLWSCTTCGACVEQCPVDIEHVDHIIDLRRHQVLIETEFPHELSNLFKNLENKGNPWGQNASARTGWISEVDFPVPVFGQDADSFEGYEYLFWVGCAGAYEDRAKKTTKAVAELLYSAEVEYLVLGSEETCTGDSARRSGNEMLFQALAQQNIATIDAVFEGVEPSKRKIVVTCAHCFNALKNEYPELGGAYEVVHHTQLLNKLVREKKLITVAPVEGNNSLTYHDPCYLGRHNRVYEAPRELIEASGAKLAEMPRHAQRSMCCGAGGARMWMEEKLGKRINIDRVDEALATNAQTIASGCPFCRVMLTDGVTAKQQDGLGENVQVVDVAQLLLESVRRGGPLVIREKQAAAETSAAPAQKPAPAEKPAPADKPEQHEAPAADSPKPDAAQAAKPAVGLGIAGPAKRPGAKKPAANTPPANEKSEESPAEATQPSATAAKPAVGLGIAGPAKRPGARKAASTDPGGTVDAEPADASRKDTVQKDETEDAAPTPSTSAAEAPKPATTAAAKPTVGLGIAGPAKRPGAKKQATPEDTATEPEPHAQDKTAQNEEPTSTEPAAEEARQPEAPEQEQPGTEPQAQAEPEPTSEPEAEPEPQPASGGNGEKPASGGNGTAKPAVGLGIAPGVKRPGKR; encoded by the coding sequence GTGAACACCACCACCATCGTGATAGGGATTATCGGGCTCCTGTTCAGCGTCGCAGGCTGGGGAACCTTCGGATACGGGGTGTGGCGGATCATCCGGGTCATTCGGCTCGGCCAGCCGGACCACACCCGCAACGGGCCGTTCGTCCCCCGCCTCAAACAGCTGTTCGTCGAATTCGCCGCGCACACCCGCATGGTGCAGTTCCGCTCCGTGGGCTGGGCGCACTGGCTGGTCATGGTGGGCTTCCTCATCGGCTTCACCATGGTCTTGGAGGCGTACGGCCAGATCTTCGACCCAGAGTTCCACTGGCCCTTCATCGGCGACACCCGCCTGTACATCATGCTGGACGAAATCCTCGGCGTCGGCACCGTCGTCGGCATCGTCCCGCTCATCGTGATCCGCCAGCTCAACCATCCGCGTCGGGCCGAGCGGCTCTCGCGCTTCGCCGGATCGAACTTCTTCGCCGCGTACTTCGTCGAAGCCATGGTCCTTCTCGAAGGCATCGGCATGATCTCGGTCAAGTCCGGGAAGATCGCCTCGGGCATCGAAGACCCGCCGCTGTGGACCTCCCCCGTCACCACGCTCATCGCGCAGACGCTGCCCGACAATCCGCAGCTCGTCTCCGTGTTCGCGCTGATAAAGCTGCTCGGCGCCATGATCTGGCTCATCGTGGTCGGCAAGAACATCACCTTCGGCGTCGCCTGGCACCGGTTCTCCGCCTTCTTCAACATTTACTTCAAGCGCGAGGTCGGCGACAAAGTCGCGCTCGGCGCCGCGAAGCCGATGACCTCGGGCGGCAAGGTGCTCAACCTCGAAGAGGCGGACCCGGACGAGGACGCGTTCGGGGCCGGGAAGATCGAGGACTTCTCCTGGAAGAACCTTCTCGACTTCACGACCTGCACCGAATGCGGGCGCTGCCAGTCCCAGTGCCCGGCGTGGAACACCGGCAAACCGCTCTCGCCCAAGCTCCTCATCACATCGCTGCGCGACCACGCCTACGCGAAAGCCCCGTACCTGTTGAACGGCGACAAGGCTCCGGCGGCCGCGGTGGCCGAAGCCGAACGCCCGCTCGTCGGCCCCGTGGGCGAGGGCGATCTGCTCGGCGGCGTGATCGACCCCGAAGTGCTGTGGAGCTGCACGACGTGCGGCGCCTGCGTCGAGCAGTGCCCGGTGGACATCGAGCACGTCGACCACATCATCGACCTGCGCCGTCACCAGGTGCTCATCGAGACCGAGTTCCCGCACGAGCTGTCCAACCTGTTCAAGAACCTTGAGAACAAGGGCAACCCTTGGGGGCAGAACGCCTCGGCGCGCACCGGCTGGATCAGCGAGGTCGACTTCCCGGTGCCCGTTTTCGGCCAGGACGCGGATTCGTTCGAAGGCTACGAGTACCTGTTCTGGGTGGGCTGCGCCGGCGCGTACGAGGACCGGGCCAAGAAAACCACCAAAGCTGTCGCCGAGCTGCTGTACTCCGCCGAAGTCGAGTACCTCGTGCTCGGTTCGGAGGAGACCTGCACCGGCGACTCCGCGCGACGCTCCGGCAACGAGATGCTCTTCCAGGCCCTCGCACAGCAGAACATCGCGACCATCGACGCGGTTTTCGAAGGCGTCGAGCCGAGCAAACGCAAGATCGTCGTCACCTGCGCCCACTGCTTCAACGCGCTCAAGAACGAATACCCCGAGCTCGGCGGCGCGTACGAAGTGGTGCACCACACCCAGCTGCTCAACAAGCTCGTCCGAGAGAAAAAGCTCATCACGGTCGCCCCGGTCGAGGGCAACAACTCGCTCACCTACCACGACCCTTGCTACCTGGGCAGGCACAACAGGGTGTACGAGGCTCCGCGAGAGCTCATCGAAGCCTCCGGCGCGAAACTGGCCGAAATGCCCCGACACGCGCAGCGCTCCATGTGCTGCGGCGCGGGTGGCGCGCGGATGTGGATGGAAGAAAAACTCGGCAAGCGCATCAATATCGACCGCGTCGACGAGGCCCTTGCCACAAACGCGCAGACCATCGCGAGCGGCTGCCCGTTCTGCCGGGTGATGCTCACCGACGGCGTGACCGCGAAGCAACAGGACGGCTTGGGCGAGAACGTCCAAGTCGTCGATGTGGCGCAGCTCCTCTTGGAGTCCGTGCGGCGAGGCGGGCCGCTCGTCATCCGTGAGAAGCAAGCCGCCGCCGAGACCTCTGCCGCTCCTGCGCAAAAGCCCGCGCCAGCGGAGAAACCAGCTCCGGCGGACAAGCCTGAGCAGCACGAGGCCCCAGCGGCCGACAGCCCCAAGCCTGACGCGGCGCAAGCGGCGAAGCCCGCCGTCGGCCTCGGCATCGCCGGACCCGCCAAACGGCCCGGAGCCAAAAAGCCTGCGGCAAACACCCCGCCCGCAAACGAGAAATCGGAAGAGTCCCCGGCAGAGGCGACACAACCATCCGCGACTGCGGCGAAGCCCGCCGTCGGCCTCGGCATCGCCGGACCCGCCAAACGGCCCGGAGCCAGAAAAGCAGCTTCCACCGATCCTGGCGGGACCGTGGATGCAGAGCCAGCCGACGCAAGCCGGAAGGACACAGTTCAGAAGGACGAAACGGAGGACGCCGCCCCAACGCCCTCCACGTCCGCCGCAGAGGCGCCGAAACCGGCCACTACGGCAGCGGCCAAACCGACCGTCGGGCTCGGCATCGCCGGACCCGCCAAACGGCCCGGAGCCAAAAAGCAGGCGACACCGGAGGACACGGCCACGGAGCCTGAGCCGCACGCGCAGGACAAGACTGCCCAGAACGAGGAGCCGACCTCGACCGAACCCGCCGCCGAAGAGGCCCGGCAACCGGAGGCCCCCGAACAGGAGCAGCCGGGAACCGAGCCACAAGCGCAGGCCGAGCCAGAGCCCACAAGCGAGCCGGAAGCCGAACCAGAACCGCAGCCCGCATCCGGGGGCAACGGCGAGAAGCCAGCGTCCGGCGGCAACGGCACGGCCAAGCCGGCGGTCGGGCTTGGCATCGCGCCGGGTGTGAAACGGCCAGGCAAGCGCTAG
- the thiE gene encoding thiamine phosphate synthase → MDSRDARLERLARARLYVCVDARRGTGDLVEFAEAALSGGLDALQLREKSGHNPLEAQDELALLAKLQASTIAHRALLAVNDRADIALACGADMLHLGQRDLPVAIARQIVGPRVLIGRSTHSLPQAQAAIHDPDVDYFCVGPCWSTPTKPGREAVGLELVAQVAALGAEKPWFAIGGIDLERVPQVRSAGASRAVVVRAVTEAEDPRAAAQALRAALA, encoded by the coding sequence GTGGACAGTCGCGACGCACGGCTCGAACGCCTCGCGCGGGCGAGACTGTATGTGTGCGTGGACGCGCGCAGGGGCACAGGCGACCTCGTCGAGTTCGCCGAAGCCGCCCTCTCGGGCGGGCTCGACGCGTTGCAGCTGCGCGAGAAGTCCGGCCACAATCCGCTTGAGGCCCAGGACGAGTTGGCCCTGCTCGCGAAGCTCCAGGCGTCGACCATTGCCCACCGGGCGCTGCTCGCGGTGAACGACCGGGCGGACATCGCCCTCGCCTGCGGGGCGGACATGCTGCATCTCGGCCAGCGCGACTTGCCGGTGGCGATCGCGCGGCAGATCGTCGGGCCGCGCGTTCTGATCGGGCGCTCCACGCATTCGCTGCCGCAGGCGCAGGCCGCGATCCATGATCCTGATGTGGACTACTTCTGTGTCGGCCCGTGCTGGTCGACGCCGACGAAACCGGGCCGCGAAGCGGTCGGGTTGGAGCTGGTGGCGCAGGTCGCGGCGCTCGGCGCCGAGAAGCCGTGGTTCGCCATCGGCGGCATCGACCTCGAACGCGTGCCACAGGTCAGGTCCGCTGGCGCGAGCCGGGCAGTTGTGGTCCGCGCCGTCACCGAGGCAGAGGACCCGAGGGCAGCGGCACAAGCGTTGCGCGCCGCGCTGGCCTGA
- a CDS encoding ammonium transporter: MNDHALNAADTAWVLASAALVILMTPGLAFFYGGMVRAKNVLNMMMMCLSAIPVVWVLWMAFGYSMGFGEDLGGGLLGDPTQFAGLRGLFAGQNEAAPAVGTIPALVFVVFQAGFAMITVALIAGAVADRMRFTGWIVFTAVWCVLVYFPVAHWVFCPDNLTASRGGWIINHLKSLDFAGGTAVEINSGISGLALALVLGKRRSWPKDPMRPHNLPAVMLGAGLLWFGWFGFNAGSSLKADSVAALALANTLAAGAVSLASWLVVERVRHGKPTSFGAASGAVAGLVAITPSCAYVTPTGALAIGAVAGAASSVAIEWKYKLGYDDSLDVVGVHLVGGLVGTVMIGLVASKSAGASPVDGLFYGGGFDQLWRQIVAALAVLGYALAMTLLIGFALKAVMGLRAHPQDEAEGLDETEHAESAYDFSVAKGGRVASLEH; encoded by the coding sequence GTGAACGATCACGCCCTGAACGCGGCGGACACCGCGTGGGTGCTCGCCAGCGCGGCCCTCGTCATCCTCATGACGCCGGGTCTGGCGTTCTTCTACGGCGGCATGGTCCGGGCGAAGAATGTGCTCAATATGATGATGATGTGCCTGTCGGCCATCCCCGTCGTCTGGGTGCTGTGGATGGCCTTCGGGTATTCGATGGGCTTCGGCGAGGATCTCGGCGGCGGCCTCCTCGGCGATCCGACGCAGTTCGCGGGCCTGCGCGGGCTCTTCGCCGGGCAGAACGAAGCCGCGCCTGCGGTGGGGACCATCCCCGCGCTCGTCTTCGTGGTGTTCCAGGCCGGGTTCGCGATGATCACCGTCGCGCTCATCGCGGGAGCCGTCGCCGACCGCATGCGCTTCACCGGGTGGATCGTCTTCACGGCGGTCTGGTGCGTCTTGGTGTACTTCCCCGTCGCGCACTGGGTGTTCTGCCCCGACAATTTGACGGCCTCCCGAGGCGGCTGGATCATCAACCACCTCAAATCGCTCGATTTCGCGGGCGGCACCGCCGTGGAGATCAACTCGGGGATTTCGGGCCTCGCGCTCGCGCTGGTGCTCGGCAAGCGCCGCAGCTGGCCGAAAGACCCCATGCGCCCGCACAATCTGCCCGCCGTCATGCTCGGCGCGGGCCTGTTGTGGTTCGGCTGGTTCGGCTTCAACGCGGGCTCCTCGCTCAAGGCGGACTCCGTCGCGGCGCTGGCCTTGGCGAACACCTTGGCCGCCGGGGCGGTTTCGCTCGCGAGCTGGTTGGTCGTCGAGCGCGTCCGCCACGGCAAGCCCACCTCGTTCGGGGCGGCTTCGGGCGCGGTCGCGGGCCTGGTGGCCATCACCCCCTCCTGCGCCTATGTCACCCCGACCGGAGCCTTGGCCATCGGCGCCGTCGCCGGGGCGGCCAGCTCGGTGGCCATCGAGTGGAAGTACAAGCTCGGCTACGACGACTCCCTCGACGTGGTCGGCGTGCATTTGGTCGGCGGCCTGGTCGGCACCGTCATGATCGGCCTTGTGGCGAGCAAATCCGCTGGCGCGAGCCCCGTGGACGGGCTGTTCTACGGGGGCGGGTTCGACCAATTGTGGCGGCAAATCGTCGCCGCCCTGGCGGTGCTGGGCTACGCGCTGGCCATGACCTTGCTGATTGGTTTCGCGCTCAAGGCTGTCATGGGCCTGCGCGCCCATCCCCAAGACGAGGCCGAGGGCCTTGACGAGACCGAGCACGCGGAATCAGCCTATGACTTCTCGGTGGCCAAAGGCGGTCGCGTCGCCAGCCTCGAACACTGA
- the thiO gene encoding glycine oxidase ThiO yields the protein MTRSLDILGAGVIGLSIAWRAAQRGRSVRVWDRSVGAPSQPGASASWVAGGMLAPFSEAWPGHEPLLRLGADSLARWPAFAAELGANSPDGTVLAAQGTLVVGATAADLAALAPGLESARGAGLDSRRSARAELREIEPGLAADVRGGWILPQEPAADNRALLAALAAAARGAGVEFVAQSPAQLPDSGADDLVVAVGAAAPALLPGLPVRPVKGEILRLAASSRTAPPPKRTIRALVRGRHVYLVPRRDGVVVGATELEGDARAGVSAQAIVELLSDALAILPGLADYELVEACAGFRPVTPDRCPLLGWTSRPATGPRSAGRCLVATGHGRDGMLLAPLTADLAVALLDNEQVSEQDQEALRAMDPARFPYG from the coding sequence ATGACCCGCTCTCTCGACATCCTCGGAGCTGGGGTGATCGGTTTGTCGATCGCCTGGCGGGCGGCCCAGCGGGGGCGGTCGGTGCGGGTGTGGGACCGGTCGGTCGGCGCGCCGTCGCAGCCGGGGGCTTCTGCCTCGTGGGTCGCGGGCGGGATGCTCGCACCGTTCTCCGAGGCGTGGCCAGGGCACGAGCCGTTGCTGCGGCTCGGGGCGGACAGCCTCGCTCGTTGGCCCGCGTTCGCGGCGGAGCTCGGGGCGAACTCTCCGGACGGAACCGTCCTCGCGGCCCAAGGGACGCTGGTGGTCGGCGCGACCGCCGCCGACCTCGCCGCGCTCGCGCCAGGGTTGGAGTCCGCGCGCGGCGCGGGTCTCGACAGTCGCCGAAGCGCGCGCGCTGAGCTGCGTGAGATCGAGCCTGGCCTTGCGGCCGATGTGCGCGGCGGGTGGATTTTGCCGCAGGAGCCTGCCGCGGACAACCGGGCGCTGCTCGCCGCGCTCGCCGCGGCCGCGCGCGGGGCTGGAGTCGAGTTCGTCGCGCAGAGCCCGGCGCAATTGCCTGATTCCGGCGCGGACGACCTCGTGGTGGCAGTCGGCGCGGCGGCCCCGGCGTTGCTGCCGGGGCTCCCGGTGCGCCCGGTGAAAGGGGAGATTTTGCGGCTCGCCGCCTCCTCCCGGACGGCCCCGCCGCCGAAGCGCACGATCCGCGCGCTCGTGCGGGGCAGGCATGTGTACCTCGTGCCGCGTCGGGACGGGGTGGTGGTCGGCGCGACCGAGCTGGAAGGGGACGCGCGCGCAGGCGTCTCGGCGCAGGCGATCGTCGAACTGCTTTCGGACGCTCTCGCGATCCTGCCTGGCCTCGCGGACTACGAGCTGGTGGAGGCTTGCGCTGGTTTTCGCCCGGTCACCCCCGACCGGTGCCCGCTCCTCGGCTGGACCAGCCGTCCCGCGACCGGGCCTCGCTCGGCCGGTCGTTGCCTCGTCGCCACCGGCCACGGCAGGGACGGCATGCTCCTCGCCCCCCTCACCGCGGACCTCGCCGTCGCGTTGTTGGACAACGAACAGGTCAGCGAACAGGACCAGGAGGCGCTGCGAGCGATGGACCCGGCGAGATTCCCCTATGGGTAA
- a CDS encoding ABC transporter ATP-binding protein, producing the protein MTDEASPHRTAPPVEARGLTKRYGSRTAVADLSFTLEPGRVTGFLGPNGAGKSTTLRMIVGLDAPNAGSASIFGKPYRLLAHPLKTVGALLDAKWAHPSRSVQNHLRWIAAAGGIPASRVAQVLDLVGLASVAKLPARQLSLGMAQRVGVAAALLGEPDVLLFDEPVNGLDPEGVTWIRSLIKELARRGAAVLVSSHLLAEMALTADHLVVIGRGRLIADCSVEEFIDRATDDVVLVRSPQADALSAELQRLGHRVEHGQDGALAVHDATSADVGELAARNGFVLHELTVRRASLEEAYLKLTESAVEYHSRALPEQTAAGAPPASGGGSGTSGTADSPGTAGGAQ; encoded by the coding sequence GTGACAGACGAAGCGTCGCCGCACCGCACCGCGCCGCCAGTCGAGGCTCGGGGTTTGACCAAACGCTACGGGTCCCGCACTGCGGTGGCAGATCTTTCCTTCACCCTTGAGCCCGGCCGGGTGACCGGCTTTCTCGGCCCGAACGGGGCGGGCAAGTCCACCACCTTGCGCATGATCGTGGGATTGGACGCGCCGAACGCGGGGAGCGCTTCGATCTTCGGCAAGCCCTATCGGCTGCTCGCGCATCCGCTCAAGACCGTTGGCGCGCTCCTCGACGCGAAATGGGCGCACCCGAGCCGGAGCGTCCAGAACCATTTGCGGTGGATCGCTGCGGCGGGAGGAATCCCCGCCAGCCGGGTCGCGCAGGTGCTTGACCTGGTCGGGCTCGCCTCGGTCGCCAAACTTCCCGCGCGCCAACTCTCCCTCGGCATGGCGCAGCGGGTGGGGGTGGCGGCAGCGCTGCTCGGCGAGCCGGACGTGCTGCTCTTCGACGAACCGGTCAACGGCCTCGACCCGGAGGGCGTGACCTGGATTCGCTCGCTCATCAAAGAGCTCGCCAGACGCGGGGCCGCGGTGCTCGTCTCCAGCCACTTGTTGGCCGAGATGGCCTTGACCGCCGACCACTTGGTCGTCATCGGCCGGGGCAGGCTCATCGCCGACTGTTCGGTCGAGGAGTTCATCGACCGGGCGACCGACGACGTGGTGCTGGTGCGCAGCCCGCAGGCCGACGCCCTGTCCGCGGAGTTGCAGCGGCTCGGCCATCGGGTCGAGCACGGCCAGGACGGCGCGTTGGCGGTGCATGACGCGACGAGCGCGGACGTCGGCGAGCTCGCCGCCCGCAACGGTTTCGTGCTCCACGAGCTGACCGTGCGCCGCGCCTCGCTCGAAGAGGCGTATTTGAAACTGACCGAGAGCGCGGTGGAGTACCACAGCCGCGCGCTGCCCGAGCAGACGGCTGCCGGGGCTCCGCCCGCAAGCGGGGGCGGCTCTGGAACATCGGGAACGGCAGACTCGCCGGGAACAGCAGGAGGGGCGCAGTGA